From Camelus bactrianus isolate YW-2024 breed Bactrian camel chromosome 16, ASM4877302v1, whole genome shotgun sequence, the proteins below share one genomic window:
- the SEPTIN9 gene encoding septin-9 isoform X6, with the protein MLAFRHPSPEPPSATEAAPGSIGDMADTPRDVGLKQAPAPRTEKAPVDFGYVGIDSILEQMRRKAMKQGFEFNIMVVGQSGLGKSTLINTLFKSKISRKSVQPTSEERIPKTIEIKSITHDIEEKGVRMKLTVIDTPGFGDHINNENCWQPIMKFINDQYEKYLQEEVNINRKKRIPDTRVHCCLYFIPATGHSLRPLDIEFMKRLSKVVNIVPVIAKADTLTLEERVYFKQRITADLLSNGIDVYPQKEFDEDSEDRMVNEKFREMIPFAVVGSDHEYQVNGKRILGRKTKWGTIEVENTTHCEFAYLRDLLIRTHMQNIKDITSSIHFEAYRVKRLHEGSGAVANGVQDKAPEAQEG; encoded by the exons CCACCGAGGCAGCTCCCGGCAGCATTGGCGACATGGCCGACACCCCCAGAGATGTGGGGCTCAAGCAGGCGCCCGCGCCGCGGACCGAGAAGGCCCCGGTGGACTTCGGCTATGTGGGGATCGACTCCATCCTGGAGCAGATGCGCAGGAAGGCCATGAAGCAGGGCTTCGAGTTCAACATCATGGTGGTCG GGCAGAGCGGCTTGGGAAAGTCCACCTTGATCAATACCCTCTTCAAATCTAAGATCAGCCGGAAGTCGGTGCAGCCCACCTCGGAGGAGCGCATCCCTAAGACTATTGAGATCAAGTCCATCACACACG ATATCGAGGAGAAGGGCGTCCGCATGAAGCTGACGGTCATCGATACGCCGGGGTTCGGGGACCACATCAACAACGAGAACTG CTGGCAGCCTATCATGAAGTTCATCAACGACCAGTACGAGAAGTACCTGCAGGAGGAGGTCAACATCAACCGGAAGAAGCGCATCCCGGACACGCGCGTGCACTGCTGCCTGTACTTCATCCCCGCCACCGGCCACTC CCTCAGGCCCTTGGACATCGAGTTCATGAAGCGCCTGAGCAAAGTGGTCAACATTGTCCCAGTCATTGCCAAGGCCGACACGCTGACCCTGGAGGAGAGGGTCTACTTCAAACAGCGG ATCACTGCGGACCTGCTGTCCAATGGCATCGACGTGTACCCCCAGAAGGAGTTTGATGAGGACTCGGAGGACCGGATGGTGAATGAGAAATTCCGA GAGATGATCCCATTCGCCGTGGTGGGCAGTGACCACGAGTACCAAGTGAATGGGAAGAGGATCCTGGGAAGGAAAACCAAATGGGGCACCATCGAAG TTGAGAACACCACACACTGTGAGTTTGCTTACCTGCGGGACCTCCTCATCAG GACGCACATGCAGAACATCAAGGACATCACCAGCAGCATCCACTTCGAGGCCTACCGCGTGAAGCGCCTGCACGAGGGCAGTGGCGCCGTGGCCAACGGCGTCCAGGACAAGGCTCCCGAAGCCCAGGAGGGGTAG
- the SEPTIN9 gene encoding septin-9 isoform X7: protein MADTPRDVGLKQAPAPRTEKAPVDFGYVGIDSILEQMRRKAMKQGFEFNIMVVGQSGLGKSTLINTLFKSKISRKSVQPTSEERIPKTIEIKSITHDIEEKGVRMKLTVIDTPGFGDHINNENCWQPIMKFINDQYEKYLQEEVNINRKKRIPDTRVHCCLYFIPATGHSLRPLDIEFMKRLSKVVNIVPVIAKADTLTLEERVYFKQRITADLLSNGIDVYPQKEFDEDSEDRMVNEKFREMIPFAVVGSDHEYQVNGKRILGRKTKWGTIEVENTTHCEFAYLRDLLIRTHMQNIKDITSSIHFEAYRVKRLHEGSGAVANGVQDKAPEAQEG, encoded by the exons ATGGCCGACACCCCCAGAGATGTGGGGCTCAAGCAGGCGCCCGCGCCGCGGACCGAGAAGGCCCCGGTGGACTTCGGCTATGTGGGGATCGACTCCATCCTGGAGCAGATGCGCAGGAAGGCCATGAAGCAGGGCTTCGAGTTCAACATCATGGTGGTCG GGCAGAGCGGCTTGGGAAAGTCCACCTTGATCAATACCCTCTTCAAATCTAAGATCAGCCGGAAGTCGGTGCAGCCCACCTCGGAGGAGCGCATCCCTAAGACTATTGAGATCAAGTCCATCACACACG ATATCGAGGAGAAGGGCGTCCGCATGAAGCTGACGGTCATCGATACGCCGGGGTTCGGGGACCACATCAACAACGAGAACTG CTGGCAGCCTATCATGAAGTTCATCAACGACCAGTACGAGAAGTACCTGCAGGAGGAGGTCAACATCAACCGGAAGAAGCGCATCCCGGACACGCGCGTGCACTGCTGCCTGTACTTCATCCCCGCCACCGGCCACTC CCTCAGGCCCTTGGACATCGAGTTCATGAAGCGCCTGAGCAAAGTGGTCAACATTGTCCCAGTCATTGCCAAGGCCGACACGCTGACCCTGGAGGAGAGGGTCTACTTCAAACAGCGG ATCACTGCGGACCTGCTGTCCAATGGCATCGACGTGTACCCCCAGAAGGAGTTTGATGAGGACTCGGAGGACCGGATGGTGAATGAGAAATTCCGA GAGATGATCCCATTCGCCGTGGTGGGCAGTGACCACGAGTACCAAGTGAATGGGAAGAGGATCCTGGGAAGGAAAACCAAATGGGGCACCATCGAAG TTGAGAACACCACACACTGTGAGTTTGCTTACCTGCGGGACCTCCTCATCAG GACGCACATGCAGAACATCAAGGACATCACCAGCAGCATCCACTTCGAGGCCTACCGCGTGAAGCGCCTGCACGAGGGCAGTGGCGCCGTGGCCAACGGCGTCCAGGACAAGGCTCCCGAAGCCCAGGAGGGGTAG